In the genome of Plasmodium yoelii strain 17X genome assembly, chromosome: 14, one region contains:
- a CDS encoding DNA-directed RNA polymerase subunit alpha, putative, whose amino-acid sequence MLLLLYLLFITTCNYLSYSLIPGNKRLSFLPIHSDHSRHNYTRNKNRHFRSYYKNEKRKGRNSGNRNIYNLIWLDSENKDDRETEWLNNKNSSNKDDMSNGSDIISDDNIENDITDNKNVSNNFHRFNALYEGDGDTEDDNITSEDSNITDENDDKLLDIEGLNNDDRKIIESENKVTDRHRYNVYDNEIIKKDSIEIDMDKADKIDREKSGLPPYVYESGNVFENEPMDYEPEVYDFNTYNKYFDELCKEKKPIIDSYQLDKDLLDDTYFDAKKGGPKTFGFKFKQIQPVKYHQGRSYTYFFMHSHEVELSPIFLNAFRRVAIKHLKGGRVTALRIPGMKHEYYCIVGVRENFFDLSQNLRQITFKNVPEDADMNNYIIGKFRIKGPMIVVAGHMQLPKNIEIINKNQYICYVAAGSYLEMDVKIESIEEYVMPEYGSQSRNRDICKDNFIHFCSSCTPVEYFGFTGQRRGINLDILGEINIVEMHTDGSITPKTALLKTIDYMSENFQYIENALHNNCHSCEDGSVEEEFRNPEFYMDKERYTDVPWNKYKSTLEEVEETKSWLYRKDVHRQYNIDPESAQSKQEREILWQKKKKMQMEINKRREQIKKGPTTEEGEIIPDDERHDCLLDWPVDKSERNMNPPRWVIERPLDKTPHIGHEEIYDEGI is encoded by the exons atgctATTATTGTTGTATCTTCTGTTTATTACGACTTGTAATTATTTGTCTTATTCCTTAATTCCGGGAAATAAAAGACTATCGTTTTTGCCTATCCACAGTGATCATTCACGGC aTAATTATACAAGAAATAAGAATAGGCATTTTAGAtcttattataaaaatgaaaagcgAAAAGGGCGAAATTCTGGGAatagaaatatttataatttaatttggcTAGACAGCGAAAATAAGGATGATAGAGAAACTGAATggttaaataataaaaatagttctAACAAAGATGACATGAGCAATGGTAGTGATATTATAAGTGATGATAACATTGAAAATGATATTACTGATAACAAAAATGTGTCAAACAATTTTCATCGATTCAACGCCTTATATGAAGGGGATGGAGACACTGAAGATGATAATATAACTAGCGAAGATTCAAATATAActgatgaaaatgatgacaAATTACTTGATATAGAAGGGTTAAATAATGATGAcagaaaaataatagaatCGGAAAATAAAGTAACAGATAGACATAGGTACAATGTTTAtgataatgaaataataaaaaaggatTCAATAGAAATTGATATGGATAAAGCTGATAAAATAGATAGAGAAAAAAGTGGATTACCGCCATATGTATATGAAAGTGGAAATGTATTTGAAAACGAACCTATGGATTATGAACCAGAAGTATATGattttaatacatataataaatattttgatgaATTATGCAAGGAAAAAAAACCAATAATTGATTCGTACCAATTAGATAAAGATTTATTAGATGATACATATTTTGATGCGAAGAAAGGGGGTCCTAAAACATTTGGGTTTAAATTTAAACAAATTCAACCAGTAAAATATCATCAAGGAAGATCATATACATATTTCTTTATGCATTCACACGAAGTTGAATTATCtcctatttttttaaatgcatTTCGAAGAGTTGcaataaaacatttaaaaggTGGTAGGGTTACAGCTTTAAGAATACCTGGTATGAAACATGAATATTATTGTATAGTTGGTGTTCGAgaaaatttttttgatttatcaCAAAATTTAAGGCAAAtaacatttaaaaatgtCCCAGAAGATGCAGATatgaataattatataattggCAAATTTCGAATAAAAGGGCCAATGATAGTTGTAGCAGGTCATATGCAATTACCAAAAAATATTGagattattaataaaaatcagTATATATGTTATGTTGCCGCTGGAAGTTATTTAGAAATGGATGTCAAGATAGAAAGTATAGAAGAATATGTGATGCCAGAATATGGATCTCAATCACGAAATAGAGATATATGTAAAGacaattttattcatttttgtaGTAGTTGTACACCTGTAGAATATTTTGGTTTTACTGGGCAAAGACGAGGAATTAATTTAGATATTTTAGGCGAAATTAACATTGTCGAAATGCACACCGATGGATCAATAACTCCGAAAACAGCACTTTTAAAAACTATTGATTATATGTCAGAAAATTTccaatatatagaaaatgctTTGCATAATAATTGCCATTCATGTGAAGATGGATCAGTAGAAGAAGAATTCCGAAATCCTGAATTTTATATGGATAAAGAAAGATATACCGATGTGCCATGGAATAAGTACAAAAGTACTTTAGAGGAAGTTGAAGAAACCAAAAGTTGGCTATATAGAAAAGACGTACATAGGCAATATAACATTGATCCAGAAAGTGCACAATCAAAACAAGAAAGAGAAATTTTATggcaaaagaaaaaaaaaatgcagatGGAAATTAATAAGAGAAGAGAGCAAATCAAAAAAGGTCCTACTACAGAAGAAGGAGAAATTATACCAGATGATGAAAGACATGATTGTTTGCTAGATTGGCCAGTAGACAAATCTGAGAGAAATATGAATCCACC
- a CDS encoding erythrocyte membrane protein, giving the protein MDSGGIRKRKDAKDNKINLRTPNNIYNNNVVINDGNLNVSNFPRENNSNWKYNENVGGGMPSSLERNSSDGKFKFGKKKSIKLFNSSNISALSNTCIKSFSNLMSNINNSNNSSSYNGGNSFNGKGPSQFSLNNTSYDKQTGAGHFSKGISYLSNMTNAKNFFGKDNNNKGKDDFNFFRNYENNVYNNRNRNSEGINAYSSNNNSYGNNVINKSNISTYSNNGSKMSNTNSINSSNLENFLNNKEILNEKYIIKGFGNNYMTEINNLRNITNDETYYICLDNLLRNHGNIDSNEMLKYNDKNINCLNDIIFLDIYRAYNVLTYMQEKVNIIIYTIKIIGKKLKKKHVPEEVVISLEFLNFCVKNLGLFFIRFIDESFMKKISALLKTTTLKKSITKNVKSKLSKFLIVPIIHPGVATDPRLHFIKRKILFMLQLWHDSFILYQHIATTFFMEYRNLKEKGITFPIIKKSEKFFVKNAENSPSFSDDNILHELPLNLAQINNIIRILKEIKNMDNNDSEKYKCINVISKYKDQILLSINKLSDYKGNINISVTLNSLLYINDQICIFEKMKIEREQETELQKDKEQQMSDEKQSTKEKDKNRKEKKKKKKNTIPNMNEIIFNKFDPWNTENIPTNDKQGSDNNDMIGANDELFFNNNDVVDRFNKMVSVKNDPGNQNANMINNSNISLNSNENVFSFFSQEKPTNGPAQANKNNEIDDIYSVFNELKFNDEKEQETFNNNNKTATNYMPQLHQDNFIHNNVLNGKELQTVVNKNRPIIIDNTTPNIMNENNTEEKKIDKKESILEDQLDYLFTNKNNIQKKQSNKSNSNSAEITNTNFDILNIDNIVQNNWNDSINFEKNHINDNSHIFHNNIPEKIKSSESVNKIVSKNSISVDDIDNDTINTGKNNVSYGIDDKIYENLTFSSKNSEQSKGIKKNNNMEFIPDNEKENVINNIQEERDSNNNNKNYDDIFEAFDFSLNDNKITYPNVSDKNVHILDNVTKTNVNCTEENENMLKTDIKDKNDKINTQKYCTSFSDEHNDKTVNQIHEKKEDKLTNYEIKKNESSIINTPEENKYNKIENKNNDSEENILDNDNQLPLNNLNKKNSVNSVNMNKDDHNDKNNNTNNEDNNINLNFHKNKQNSKNDQDSDDINIDDIDEITKAIDDLNYNFENMNIYKYDN; this is encoded by the coding sequence ATGGATAGCGGAGGAATCAGAAAGCGAAAGGATGcaaaagataataaaataaatttaaggacgccaaataatatatataataataatgtggTAATAAATGATGGCAATTTAAACGTAAGTAATTTCCCAAGggaaaataattcaaattggaaatataatgaaaatgtagGAGGGGGAATGCCATCAAGTCTTGAAAGAAATTCATCTGATGGAAAATTTAAATTCGGAAAAAAAAAGTCAATTAAGTTATTCAACAGTTCAAATATTAGCGCATTGTCAAATACTTGTATTAAATCATTTAGTAACTTAATGAGCAATATcaataattcaaataatagtaGTAGCTATAATGGAGGTAATAGTTTTAATGGAAAAGGTCCATCacaattttcattaaataatacATCTTACGATAAACAAACAGGAGCTGGACATTTTTCAAAAGGGATAAGTTATTTGAGCAATATGACAAATGCCAAAAATTTTTTTGGTAAagataacaataataaaggaaaagatgattttaattttttccgtaattatgaaaataatgtatataacaATAGAAATAGGAATAGTGAAGGAATAAATGCTTATAgcagtaataataattcatatggaaataatgtaataaataaaagtaacATAAGTacttatagtaataatggttCTAAAATGTCAAATACGAATAGCATTAATAGCTcaaatttagaaaattttttaaataataaagaaatattaaatgaaaaatatataataaaaggaTTTGGTAATAACTATATGactgaaataaataatttaaggAATATAACAAATGatgaaacatattatatatgcctTGATAATCTATTAAGAAATCATGGAAATATTGACTCAAATGAAATGCTAAAATacaatgataaaaatataaactgtttaaatgatataatatttttagatatatatagagcatataatgtattaacatatatgcaagaaaaagtaaatataataatttatacgattaaaattattggaaaaaaattaaaaaaaaaacatgtacCTGAAGAAGTGGTTATATCCttagaatttttaaatttctgTGTTAAAAATTTaggattattttttataagatTTATTGATGAAAgctttatgaaaaaaataagtgCATTATTAAAGACAAccacattaaaaaaatcaataacaaaaaatgtcaaatcaaaattatcaaaatttcTTATCGTTCCAATAATACACCCTGGAGTCGCCACAGATCCAAGACttcattttataaaaagaaaaattttatttatgctACAATTATGGCATGATTCATTTATACTATACCAACACATAGCTACAACGTTTTTTATGGAATATAgaaatttaaaagaaaaaggaaTTACATTTcctataataaaaaaatcagagaaattttttgtaaaaaatgcTGAAAACTCACCATCCTTTTCGgatgataatattttacatGAGTTACCATTAAATTTAgcacaaataaataatattatcagaattttaaaagaaattaaaaatatggataataatgatagtgaaaaatataaatgtataaatgTCATATCAAAGTATAAAGATCAAATTTTACTCAGTATCAATAAGTTATCGGATTACAAaggaaatattaatatttccGTTACTTTGAATTCACTACTTTATATTAATGACCAAATTTgcatttttgaaaaaatgaaaattgaGAGGGAACAAGAAACGGAACTCCAAAAAGATAAAGAACAACAAATGAGTGATGAAAAACAATCAACAAAAGAAAAAGACAAAAATaggaaagaaaaaaaaaagaaaaaaaaaaatacaataccAAATATGAATGAAAtcatttttaacaaatttgaTCCATGGAATACAGAAAATATACCAACAAATGATAAACAAGGcagtgataataatgatatgaTAGGAGCAAAtgatgaattattttttaataataacgaCGTAGTTGATAGATTTAACAAAATGGTCTCTGTTAAAAATGACCCAGGAAATCAAAATGCTAATATGATTAATAATTCAAACATCAGTTTAAATAGTAATGAAAAtgttttctcttttttttcccAAGAAAAGCCAACAAATGGACCTGCACAAGCGAACAAAAATAACGAAATAGATGATATATATAGCGTATTTAACGAGCTTAAATTTAATGACGAAAAAGAACAAGAAACTTTTAATAACAATAACAAAACTGCCACCAATTATATGCCACAACTACATCAAgataattttattcataataatgttttaaatGGGAAAGAATTACAGACAGTTGTCAATAAAAATCGCCCCATTATTATCGACAACACAACTCCTAACATAatgaatgaaaataatacagAAGAAAAGAAGATTGATAAAAAGGAATCGATATTAGAAGACCAATTagattatttatttacaaataaaaataacattcaaaaaaaacaaagtaATAAAAGTAATTCTAATAGTGCAGAAATAACAAATACCAACTTTGACATACTAAATATTGACAATATTGTACAGAACAATTGGAATGATTcaataaattttgaaaaaaatcatattaaTGACAATAGCCATATTTTCCATAATAATATACCTGAAAAGATTAAAAGCTCAGAAAGTGTGAATAAAATTGTCTCTAAAAATTCAATTTCTGTTGATGATATTGACAATGATACGATAAATACTGGAAAGAATAATGTAAGTTATGGTATTGACGATAAGATTTACGAAAATTTAACTTTTTCAAGTAAAAACAGTGAACAGAGTAAAggcataaaaaaaaataataatatggaaTTTATCCCCGATaacgaaaaagaaaatgttataaataatatacaagAAGAGAGAGACAgcaataataacaataaaaactATGATGATATTTTTGAAGCATTTGATTTTAGTTtgaatgataataaaataacttATCCAAATGTATCCGATAAAAATGTTCATATTTTGGACAATGTGACCAAAACAAATGTCAATTGCACAGAAGAAAATGAGAATATGTTAAAAACGGATATAAAAGAcaaaaatgacaaaataaacACACAAAAATATTGCACGTCTTTTAGTGATGAACATAATGACAAAACTGTCAATCAAATTCATGAGAAAAAAGAAGACAAATTAACAAATtacgaaataaaaaagaacgAATCTAGCATAATAAATACTCCAGAagaaaacaaatataataaaatagaaaataaaaataatgatagtgaagaaaatatattagataaTGATAATCAATTACCTCTtaacaatttaaataaaaaaaattctgtGAATAGTGTTAATATGAACAAAGATGATCACAatgacaaaaataataatactaataatgaagataacaatataaatctaaattttcataaaaacaaacaaaattcCAAAAATGATCAAGACTCagatgatataaatattgatgATATCGATGAAATAACAAAAGCTATAgatgatttaaattataattttgaaaatatgaatatttataaatatgataattaa
- a CDS encoding FHA domain-containing protein, putative: MHNDNIRNSNSIENEQIFKEKNRKMKKSESYDSDSDKSKKSTLSESSSAEEIKNNLKKKKKSYNNRKRSYDKRKLSYERTNRIDSKKKSRDDTRKSSMNRNLDYRKQKRDRSIEYGKKHTNSKLNKRIKDSSYSDESSDKRSIEKRHSNNNNSDSEYSEYKKRRVRRKYSHSGEREKDNNSDYEYWNDRRDKNKKEKIDGKKINIRDRHEREIKEKFDYKYKRFEKENRSKNNYKDRSCSKNRYNNFYDDNKKRDKDSKNKYRKYDDNVSKDDKKKASRYDNSSDEYFRKEKKKSFKDSNEKNGDKDDKYQSKYTNDEYNKIESYENNNNNSKNDKEIEKPNEEQNITSDNNVREGQNFNPSGLLAQSKDYKNGVELKYTESIDSEMPDKKWRLYVFLNTATDEPHEILRIHEKPYYLIGKDELVADIILRNMSISKQHAVIQFKKHENKILPFLIDLNSTNGSYLNNEKIDPNKFYELRETDLLRFGSSGREYVLLYDSYEAPTNE; encoded by the exons ATGCATAACGATAACATAAGAAATTCAAATAGTATTgaaaatgaacaaatatttaaagaaaaaaatagaaagaTGAAAAAATCTGAAAGCTATGATTCAGACAGtgataaatcaaaaaaaagtaCTTTATCAGAATCTTCAAGTgcagaagaaataaaaaataatttgaaaaaaaaaaaaaaatcttatAATAATCGAAAACGTTCATAcgataaaagaaaattatcTTATGAGAGAACAAATCGAATtgatagtaaaaaaaaaagtcgTGATGATACTAGAAAATCAAGTATGAACAGAAATTTAGATTATAGAAAACAAAAAAGGGATAGAAGTATAGAATATGGTAAAAAACATACTAATAGTAAATTAAACAAACGTATTAAAGATAGTTCATATAGTGATGAGAGTTCCGACAAGCGAAGTATAGAAAAACGacatagtaataataataatagcgaTAGTGAATATagtgaatataaaaaacgtCGTGTTAGGCGTAAATATTCCCATAGTGGCGAAAGagaaaaagataataattcGGACTATGAATATTGGAATGATAGGAgggataaaaataaaaaagaaaaaattgatgggaaaaaaataaacataagaGATAGACATGAAAgggaaataaaagaaaaatttgattataaatataaacgatttgaaaaagaaaatcgtagtaaaaataattataaagatAGAAGTTGTTCAAAAAatagatataataatttttatgatgataataaaaaacgtGATAAAGacagtaaaaataaatacaggaaatatgatgataatgtatcaaaagatgataaaaaaaaagctaGCCGATATGATAATAGTAGTGATGAATATTTtcgaaaagaaaaaaaaaaaagtttcaAAGATAGCAATGAAAAAAACGGGGATAAGGATGATAAATACCAAAGCAAGTATACCAATGATGAATACAACAAAATCGAAAGTTAtgaaaacaataataataattcaaaaaatgataaagaaaTAGAAAAACCAAATgaagaacaaaatataactTCTGATAATAATGTTCGAGAAGGACAAAATTTCAACCCATCAGGTTTATTAGCACAAAGCAaggattataaaaatggtgtGGAATTGAAATATACAGAAAGCATAGATTCTGAAATGCCAGACAAGAAATGgagattatatgtatttttaaatacCGCCACGGACGAACCTCAtg AAATATTGCGTATTCATGAGAAGCCCTACTATTTAATTGGGAAAGACGAATTAGTGGCAGATATAATATTAAGGAATATGAGTATATCAAAGCAGCATGCTGTTATTCAATTTAAGAaacatgaaaataaaattttgcCTTTCCTTATTGATCTCAATAGCACAAATGGATCATATTTGAATAACGAGAAAATTGATCCAAATAAATTTTACGAATTAAG AGAAACAGATCTCTTGAGATTTGGAAGTTCAGGAAGGGAATATGTTTTACTTTATGATTCGTATGAAGCGCCTACAAATGAATAA